The Phycisphaerae bacterium RAS1 genome includes a region encoding these proteins:
- the paaH gene encoding 3-hydroxyadipyl-CoA dehydrogenase — protein MPTVGIIGAGTMGGGIAQVAATAGWNVLLTDVDAAAVQRKLADIRRQLDKLVEKGRMSAEQRSAAAPRLKPAASSDLRAAELIIEAIVENLQAKIIALGPLAAANPAAIFATNTSSLSVTQLARGVAAALSESAARLPRSAIAGRFVGMHFFNPVPLMPLVEVIAGDDSDPAAVQRVFEIATSWGKTAVRAKDTPGFIVNRVARGYYLESLRMLGEGIAGVDEIDQVMRTLGGFRMGPFELMDMIGIDVNYTVSCSVWEQLAHPARLTPHHLQRDLFEHGHFGRKSKRGFYSYASEPPLPAVIVDRRSFSVSGRLYEAVRRFCDGATRTPASATEQYIFSRVLATIINEASLLLDDGAADAASIDTAMKLATNYPAGPLEWADRIGRHTVASLLRQLNEAAADARFRPADSLQ, from the coding sequence ATGCCAACGGTTGGAATCATCGGCGCCGGAACCATGGGCGGCGGAATCGCGCAGGTCGCCGCAACCGCCGGGTGGAACGTGCTGCTGACCGACGTCGACGCCGCCGCCGTGCAGCGCAAGCTCGCCGACATCCGCCGGCAGTTGGACAAGCTCGTCGAAAAGGGCCGCATGTCCGCCGAGCAGCGCTCCGCCGCCGCGCCGCGCCTGAAGCCGGCGGCATCGAGCGACCTGCGGGCGGCCGAGTTGATCATCGAGGCGATCGTCGAGAATCTCCAGGCGAAAATTATCGCGCTTGGCCCCTTGGCGGCCGCGAATCCCGCGGCGATCTTCGCGACCAATACATCCTCACTCTCAGTGACACAACTTGCCCGCGGCGTCGCGGCGGCGCTGTCCGAATCCGCTGCCCGGCTCCCGCGATCCGCCATCGCCGGCCGTTTCGTCGGCATGCACTTCTTCAATCCCGTGCCGCTCATGCCGCTGGTCGAGGTCATCGCCGGCGACGACAGCGATCCGGCCGCCGTGCAGCGCGTGTTTGAAATCGCAACGTCGTGGGGCAAGACGGCCGTGCGCGCCAAGGACACACCCGGCTTCATCGTCAACCGCGTGGCCCGCGGCTACTACCTGGAATCACTGCGCATGCTCGGCGAGGGAATCGCGGGCGTGGACGAAATCGACCAGGTGATGCGCACGCTGGGCGGCTTCCGCATGGGGCCGTTCGAGCTGATGGACATGATCGGCATCGACGTGAATTACACGGTCTCCTGCTCCGTTTGGGAACAGCTCGCGCATCCCGCCCGGCTGACGCCGCATCATCTGCAGCGAGACCTCTTCGAGCACGGCCATTTCGGCCGCAAGAGCAAGCGCGGCTTCTATTCCTACGCGAGCGAGCCGCCGCTGCCGGCGGTGATCGTCGATCGCAGGTCGTTCAGCGTCTCCGGCCGGCTGTATGAGGCCGTGCGGCGATTCTGCGACGGCGCCACGCGGACGCCCGCCTCGGCCACCGAGCAGTACATCTTCTCCCGCGTCCTGGCGACGATCATCAACGAAGCCTCCCTGCTTCTCGACGATGGCGCGGCGGACGCGGCCTCGATCGATACCGCCATGAAGCTGGCGACCAACTATCCCGCCGGCCCATTGGAGTGGGCCGACCGCATCGGCCGGCACACGGTCGCGTCGCTCCTGCGGCAGTTGAATGAGGCGGCAGCGGACGCTCGCTTCCGCCCCGCCGACAGCCTCCAGTAG
- the mmgC_3 gene encoding Acyl-CoA dehydrogenase translates to MNFDLPEDVLALRDTVREFAASEIRPHARDWDREQWMPDEIVQKMAELGLLGVFIPEEYGGSGLGYLANAVVMEEVARQDGAVALLLAAHNGLCVAHTIIAGASEEQKKKYWPRLAKGELIGAWGLTEPGCGSDAAALKTTAVKDGAGWRISGHKQFITNGVRAGLYVITARTEPEKGPKGISAFLVERDTPGFSVGHKEDKMGMRASDTVTLNLENVPVGPEALCGQYNMGYVDALKVLERGRVGIGALSVGLARGALEESLAYVHQRTAFGKPIADLQAIQFMLADMATETDAARLLVHDAAATLDRGENARLRASAAKMFASEIATKACLNAIQIHGGYGYTKDIPVERYMRDAKLCEIGEGSSQIQRILIARELLAGEAA, encoded by the coding sequence ATGAACTTCGACCTCCCCGAAGACGTGCTCGCCCTGCGAGACACCGTCCGCGAGTTCGCGGCGTCGGAAATCCGCCCGCACGCGCGCGACTGGGACCGCGAGCAGTGGATGCCTGACGAGATCGTCCAGAAGATGGCGGAGCTGGGGCTGCTCGGAGTGTTCATCCCCGAGGAGTACGGCGGCTCCGGGCTGGGCTACCTGGCGAATGCGGTCGTGATGGAGGAAGTCGCCCGGCAGGATGGGGCGGTAGCTCTGCTGCTCGCCGCGCACAACGGATTGTGTGTGGCCCACACGATCATCGCCGGCGCCAGCGAGGAGCAGAAGAAGAAGTACTGGCCGCGGCTGGCGAAGGGCGAGCTGATTGGCGCGTGGGGGCTGACTGAGCCGGGCTGCGGCTCCGACGCCGCGGCGCTGAAGACGACTGCGGTGAAGGACGGCGCCGGCTGGCGGATCAGCGGGCACAAGCAGTTCATCACGAATGGTGTGCGGGCCGGGCTGTACGTTATCACGGCCCGAACCGAGCCGGAGAAGGGGCCCAAGGGCATTTCCGCGTTCCTGGTGGAGCGCGACACGCCGGGATTCTCCGTGGGCCACAAGGAAGACAAGATGGGGATGCGGGCCAGCGACACGGTCACGCTGAACCTGGAGAACGTGCCGGTCGGCCCGGAGGCGCTTTGCGGGCAATACAACATGGGCTACGTCGATGCGCTGAAGGTGCTGGAGCGCGGGCGCGTGGGCATCGGGGCGCTGTCGGTCGGCCTGGCGCGCGGGGCGCTGGAGGAATCGCTGGCGTATGTGCACCAGCGAACCGCCTTCGGCAAGCCGATCGCGGACCTGCAGGCGATCCAGTTCATGCTGGCTGATATGGCGACCGAGACCGACGCCGCCCGGCTGCTCGTGCACGACGCCGCCGCGACGCTCGACCGCGGTGAAAACGCGCGGCTAAGAGCGTCGGCCGCCAAGATGTTCGCCAGTGAGATTGCGACCAAGGCTTGTCTGAACGCGATCCAGATTCACGGCGGCTACGGCTACACCAAGGACATTCCGGTCGAGCGTTACATGCGTGACGCGAAACTGTGCGAGATTGGCGAGGGGAGCAGCCAGATTCAGCGGATCTTGATCGCGCGGGAATTGCTGGCGGGGGAAGCGGCGTAG
- a CDS encoding Alpha-agarase precursor → MSLHSLPQPTFAARSKSLLCSVLICTDLLLPNAGCPEEEEPPPDVPNIEVPEVPTPSDHGACCLPDGQCTDASNRAACDTRGGYWHGIGTTCAEVVLCNSSGPFRDLCENAQPCSGEGPFVFNTNEDRSSTEGLIPRSGGCRRIWLDAFACWTADQTGRYAMDTCGEENAVNTLIAVYDGCACTLTLERMLACNDDGDACESGGSRLEFEAVAGMSYMLHAGEHYNEVAGGAVYVRVTYLGPIELPDADEDGVLDADDNCPEAANPNQADSDDDGAGDACDPDADFDGDGFINADDNCPTLANPGQEDADGNGVGDVCEPTADNDEDGVPNVEDNCPNTSNEDQADADDDGVGDACDDSDNDGILSIDDNCPDTANEDQADADSDGIGDACEPDSDNDGTIDDEDGCPEDPEKTAPGACGCGNPDTDANSNGTPDCTEEPPVTLRLTFTLDGEPVVLTVFVWENTCLEGEARCTGMSSSLGVFECAGLTDGLQVCVYAYNEQVSSGSRSFNVSDTDGDGVAEFAIDVAPE, encoded by the coding sequence ATGTCGCTTCATTCTCTCCCGCAACCCACGTTCGCTGCGCGTTCCAAGAGTCTGCTTTGTTCGGTGTTGATCTGCACTGACTTGCTCCTCCCCAACGCCGGCTGCCCGGAAGAAGAGGAGCCGCCGCCCGACGTTCCCAACATCGAAGTCCCGGAAGTCCCGACTCCGTCCGACCACGGCGCCTGCTGCCTGCCCGACGGCCAGTGCACCGATGCCAGCAACCGTGCGGCGTGCGACACCCGCGGCGGATACTGGCACGGCATCGGAACGACGTGCGCCGAAGTGGTCCTCTGCAACAGCAGCGGGCCGTTCCGCGACCTCTGCGAGAACGCCCAGCCCTGCAGCGGCGAGGGGCCGTTCGTTTTCAATACGAACGAAGACCGCAGCAGCACGGAAGGCCTCATCCCGAGGTCCGGCGGCTGCCGGCGAATCTGGCTGGACGCGTTCGCCTGCTGGACGGCCGATCAGACCGGCCGCTACGCCATGGACACCTGCGGCGAGGAGAACGCGGTCAACACCTTGATCGCAGTCTACGACGGCTGCGCGTGCACGCTCACGCTCGAGCGCATGCTGGCGTGCAATGACGACGGCGACGCCTGTGAGAGCGGCGGTTCGCGGCTGGAATTTGAAGCGGTCGCCGGAATGTCCTACATGCTGCACGCCGGCGAGCATTACAACGAGGTGGCGGGCGGCGCAGTCTACGTTCGCGTGACCTATCTCGGGCCAATCGAGTTGCCGGATGCGGATGAGGACGGCGTGCTCGACGCGGACGACAACTGCCCGGAGGCGGCAAACCCCAATCAGGCGGACAGCGACGATGACGGCGCGGGCGACGCATGCGATCCTGACGCGGATTTCGACGGCGACGGCTTCATCAACGCGGACGACAACTGCCCGACCCTCGCCAACCCGGGCCAGGAAGACGCCGACGGGAACGGCGTCGGCGACGTCTGCGAACCGACCGCTGACAACGACGAGGACGGTGTGCCGAACGTTGAGGATAATTGCCCCAACACGTCGAACGAAGATCAGGCCGACGCGGACGACGACGGCGTCGGCGACGCCTGCGACGATTCCGACAATGACGGAATTCTCAGCATCGACGACAACTGTCCCGACACCGCCAACGAAGATCAGGCCGACGCCGATAGCGACGGCATTGGCGACGCCTGCGAACCCGACTCCGACAACGACGGCACAATCGACGACGAAGATGGCTGCCCGGAAGATCCGGAAAAGACCGCGCCCGGCGCCTGCGGCTGCGGCAACCCGGACACGGACGCGAACAGCAACGGCACGCCCGACTGCACCGAAGAGCCGCCCGTCACGCTGCGCCTGACGTTCACGCTCGACGGCGAACCGGTCGTCTTAACCGTATTCGTGTGGGAAAACACTTGTCTGGAAGGCGAGGCGCGTTGCACGGGCATGAGCAGCTCGCTGGGCGTCTTTGAGTGCGCCGGCCTCACCGACGGGCTTCAAGTCTGTGTGTACGCCTACAACGAGCAGGTCAGTTCGGGAAGCCGGTCGTTCAACGTCAGCGACACCGACGGCGACGGCGTCGCCGAATTCGCGATCGACGTCGCGCCGGAGTAG
- the thlA gene encoding Acetyl-CoA acetyltransferase — translation MPARNAYIAAVRRSPIGNFMGSLSKLSATALCGQVAKALLDECKVDRAAINEVFIGQVLQAGCGQNPARQVALAAGIPDTISCVTINKVCGSGIQAAMFADQLIRAGDVDVVLTGGMESMSNAPHLLRGLRAGHKFGKADLVDEMEFDGLTNIFDGEIMGAIADETGARAGITRQAQDEFALRSHQRAAQGDRDGLFDGFRVPVAVPKAERPFNTDETIRAELNPEKIASLKAVFRKDGTVTAANASTISDGAAAVLVTSEAGLKKCGVAPLARIVAHATSGGPPRDLFFTPIGACRMVCEKAGWDLKKVDLWEINEAFAAQMLTCMKGLELGAENMNIAGGAIALGHPIGASGSRILGTLAHLLKRKGLKRGVASACLGGGNAVAIAIEAV, via the coding sequence ATGCCCGCTAGAAACGCATACATCGCCGCCGTGCGGCGGAGTCCGATCGGGAACTTCATGGGCAGCCTGTCAAAGCTGTCCGCGACGGCGCTGTGCGGACAGGTCGCCAAGGCGCTGCTCGACGAGTGCAAGGTGGATCGCGCCGCGATCAACGAGGTCTTCATCGGCCAGGTGCTTCAGGCCGGCTGCGGCCAGAACCCGGCCCGGCAGGTCGCATTGGCCGCCGGAATCCCGGACACGATCTCCTGCGTCACGATCAACAAGGTCTGCGGCAGCGGCATCCAGGCGGCGATGTTCGCCGACCAGCTCATCCGCGCCGGCGACGTAGACGTGGTGCTCACCGGCGGGATGGAGTCGATGAGCAACGCGCCGCACTTGTTGCGCGGTTTGCGAGCCGGGCACAAGTTCGGAAAAGCCGACCTTGTCGACGAGATGGAGTTTGACGGCCTGACCAACATCTTCGACGGCGAGATCATGGGCGCGATTGCCGACGAAACCGGCGCCCGCGCGGGAATCACGCGGCAAGCGCAGGACGAGTTCGCCCTGCGCAGCCACCAGCGGGCGGCCCAGGGCGATCGGGACGGCCTGTTTGACGGCTTTCGTGTGCCGGTGGCCGTGCCCAAGGCCGAGCGTCCGTTCAACACCGACGAGACCATCCGCGCCGAGCTCAATCCGGAGAAGATCGCGTCGCTCAAGGCCGTCTTCCGCAAGGACGGCACCGTAACCGCGGCGAATGCGTCTACCATTTCCGACGGCGCCGCCGCCGTGCTGGTCACGAGCGAGGCCGGCCTGAAGAAGTGCGGCGTCGCGCCGCTGGCGCGCATTGTCGCGCACGCCACGTCCGGCGGTCCGCCGCGCGACCTGTTTTTCACGCCGATCGGCGCCTGCCGCATGGTGTGCGAGAAGGCCGGCTGGGATCTGAAGAAGGTCGATCTGTGGGAGATCAACGAGGCTTTCGCGGCCCAGATGCTGACCTGCATGAAAGGACTGGAATTGGGGGCGGAGAACATGAACATCGCCGGTGGGGCGATCGCGCTGGGGCACCCGATCGGCGCCAGCGGCAGCCGGATTCTCGGGACGCTGGCGCACCTGCTGAAGCGCAAGGGGCTGAAGCGCGGCGTGGCGTCCGCCTGCCTGGGCGGCGGCAACGCCGTGGCGATTGCGATTGAAGCGGTGTGA
- a CDS encoding Rhodanese-like domain protein: MIAFAMRTILILAASAAAGIGYAHWVKGLPLVPDPKDIGPPPQPRSEYEKITDRASISLEDFKAHFMSGGLVIDARPAEEFLKGHLDAPLILNVPADGVAQHIVRLDAFRGLPIVLYCTSTSCHMAHDVLIALEQAGYFDLKIYIPGWDDGIVKFGLPIASGPEPMGAAPDSGGSGR; this comes from the coding sequence ATGATCGCTTTCGCCATGCGTACGATCCTGATCCTGGCGGCTTCCGCAGCCGCCGGGATCGGCTATGCGCATTGGGTGAAAGGCCTGCCGCTCGTTCCCGACCCCAAGGACATCGGCCCGCCGCCTCAGCCGCGCTCGGAATATGAGAAAATCACGGACCGCGCCTCGATCTCGCTCGAAGATTTCAAGGCTCATTTCATGAGCGGCGGTCTGGTGATCGACGCCCGACCGGCCGAGGAGTTCCTGAAGGGCCATCTGGACGCCCCGCTCATCCTGAATGTGCCCGCCGACGGCGTCGCGCAGCACATCGTCCGCCTCGACGCCTTTCGCGGCTTGCCGATCGTGCTCTACTGCACCTCCACCTCCTGCCACATGGCCCACGACGTCCTCATCGCACTTGAGCAGGCCGGCTACTTCGACTTGAAAATCTACATCCCCGGCTGGGACGACGGCATCGTGAAGTTCGGCCTGCCCATCGCGTCCGGCCCGGAACCCATGGGCGCCGCCCCCGACTCCGGCGGGAGTGGACGATGA
- the acdA gene encoding Acyl-CoA dehydrogenase — MDFRLDDDQRQLRDALRDFCQKEIAPQAPWRDEHGQYEEGLVAKLAEMGLLGIYVPAELGGGGLDVVAYVMAVEEVSRACGATGILISAHHSLCVDPILNFGTPAQKLKYLPKLASGEWIGCFSLTEPGSGSDAGAARCTAVEKSDGWHITGTKCFVTNGHEASVIVLFAVTDPDNPKRRMSAFIVDKQSRGLRIGKLEKKMGIRASSTAELVFEDCVVPKENLLGERGRGLPIALATLDGGRLGVAAQAIGIAQAALDESVKYAKTRQQFDQPIASFQAIQWKLSDMAVGLAAARALCWRGAWLKQNKRPFGGEAAMAKMFASEMSSRATNAAIQVFGGWGYCSEYPVERLLRDAKITELYEGTSEIQRLVIARKLLTDPAWASARAYS, encoded by the coding sequence GTGGATTTCCGGCTCGATGATGACCAACGTCAGCTTCGCGACGCGCTGCGTGATTTCTGCCAGAAGGAGATTGCACCCCAGGCGCCGTGGCGCGATGAGCACGGTCAGTACGAGGAGGGGTTGGTCGCCAAGCTGGCGGAGATGGGGTTGCTCGGAATCTACGTGCCGGCGGAGCTGGGCGGCGGCGGGCTCGATGTCGTGGCCTACGTCATGGCGGTCGAGGAGGTGTCGCGCGCCTGCGGGGCGACCGGCATTCTCATCTCCGCCCATCACTCGCTCTGCGTCGATCCGATTCTGAATTTCGGCACGCCGGCGCAGAAGCTGAAATATCTGCCGAAGCTGGCCAGTGGCGAGTGGATCGGCTGCTTCTCGCTGACCGAGCCGGGCAGCGGCAGCGACGCGGGCGCGGCTCGCTGCACGGCGGTTGAAAAGAGCGACGGCTGGCACATCACCGGCACCAAGTGCTTCGTCACGAATGGCCACGAGGCCAGCGTGATCGTGCTCTTCGCCGTCACCGACCCGGACAACCCGAAGCGCCGCATGTCGGCCTTCATCGTCGACAAGCAGTCGCGCGGTCTGCGCATCGGCAAGCTCGAAAAGAAAATGGGCATCCGCGCCAGCAGCACGGCCGAGCTCGTTTTCGAAGACTGCGTGGTGCCGAAGGAAAACCTGCTGGGCGAACGCGGCCGCGGCTTGCCGATCGCGCTGGCGACGCTCGACGGCGGCCGGCTGGGCGTCGCGGCCCAGGCCATCGGCATCGCCCAGGCGGCGCTCGATGAAAGCGTGAAATACGCGAAGACGCGGCAACAGTTCGACCAGCCGATCGCCAGTTTCCAGGCGATTCAATGGAAGCTTTCCGATATGGCGGTGGGTCTGGCCGCCGCCCGGGCGCTGTGCTGGCGCGGGGCCTGGCTCAAGCAGAACAAGCGGCCCTTCGGCGGCGAGGCGGCCATGGCCAAGATGTTCGCCAGCGAGATGTCCAGCCGCGCCACGAACGCGGCGATCCAGGTCTTCGGCGGGTGGGGCTATTGCAGCGAGTATCCAGTCGAGCGGCTGCTGCGCGACGCGAAGATTACGGAGCTTTACGAAGGCACGAGCGAGATTCAGCGGCTGGTGATCGCGCGCAAGCTGCTGACGGACCCCGCGTGGGCTTCGGCTCGGGCGTACTCCTGA
- a CDS encoding DoxX: MTASNALAEALPPPAVATASRRSATRVLLSWLPRLLVALIFIYAGLGKAADPSTFAKEIRKYNMAPVELTNLLAGAVPALELATAGMLVLGICRREARLLLLLMLAGFTAAKCVMLMKGIDIACGCVPSDSKLAFLFKGEMGVATNAVLIACLFIDMAFTPKRRLPTAA, encoded by the coding sequence ATGACCGCCAGCAACGCGCTCGCAGAAGCACTGCCGCCGCCCGCCGTCGCGACCGCCTCGCGCCGGTCGGCGACACGCGTACTTCTGTCCTGGTTGCCGCGTCTCCTGGTCGCGCTCATCTTCATCTACGCCGGCCTGGGCAAGGCCGCCGATCCGTCGACGTTCGCCAAGGAAATCCGCAAATACAACATGGCCCCGGTGGAGCTGACCAATCTGCTGGCGGGCGCCGTGCCGGCCCTCGAGCTGGCGACCGCCGGCATGCTTGTGCTTGGCATCTGCCGCCGCGAGGCGCGCCTCCTGCTGCTGCTGATGCTCGCCGGATTCACCGCCGCCAAGTGCGTCATGCTCATGAAGGGCATTGACATCGCCTGCGGCTGTGTTCCGTCGGACAGCAAGCTCGCCTTTCTCTTCAAGGGCGAGATGGGCGTTGCGACCAACGCCGTCCTGATCGCCTGCCTGTTCATAGACATGGCTTTCACGCCCAAGCGCCGCCTGCCTACCGCCGCCTGA
- the rocF gene encoding Arginase, with amino-acid sequence MHLRTISLLGIAAGKGARKPGAEDGPYELRAAGLVERLTRRGHRVEDLGDIPGVYETRTARGGAINNLRNIVHVNRHTHACVLGARRKAPESFLLVIGGDHSLAIGVLAGLSDACRRLGILWIDAHADFNTPRSSPSGNAHGMSLAVACGRGHIELVNLADRHPIVDESDVCLLGCRDIDAAEQAELDNSAVTLATTKQFRRRGVVSTAVDACQSLARRCDHVHLSFDIDVLDPSIAPGTGTAVPGGLTREEAIDLLSALSRQGLVHSAEFVEYNPALDRDGGTRTIAIELIEALCGATRK; translated from the coding sequence GTGCATCTTCGCACCATCAGCCTCCTGGGAATCGCCGCCGGCAAGGGCGCTCGCAAGCCCGGCGCCGAAGACGGGCCTTACGAGCTGCGGGCCGCCGGACTGGTCGAGCGACTCACCCGACGCGGTCATCGCGTCGAAGACCTCGGCGACATCCCCGGCGTCTATGAAACGCGCACGGCCCGCGGCGGCGCGATTAACAACCTCCGCAACATTGTGCACGTGAACCGACACACGCACGCCTGCGTCCTCGGCGCGCGGCGAAAGGCGCCCGAATCATTCCTGCTGGTCATCGGCGGCGACCACAGCCTGGCGATCGGCGTGCTGGCCGGCTTGTCGGACGCATGCAGGCGGCTCGGAATCCTCTGGATCGACGCGCACGCCGACTTCAATACGCCGCGCTCCAGCCCGTCCGGCAACGCCCACGGCATGAGTCTCGCCGTTGCGTGCGGCCGTGGGCACATCGAGTTAGTGAACCTGGCGGATCGTCATCCAATCGTCGACGAGAGCGACGTCTGCCTGCTCGGTTGCCGGGACATCGACGCGGCCGAGCAGGCTGAGCTGGACAACAGCGCCGTAACACTGGCGACGACGAAACAGTTCCGGCGCCGCGGCGTTGTCAGCACCGCGGTCGACGCCTGTCAGTCGCTCGCGCGGCGATGTGACCATGTGCATCTCAGCTTCGACATCGACGTGCTCGACCCGTCCATCGCACCCGGCACCGGCACGGCCGTTCCGGGAGGGCTGACACGCGAGGAGGCGATTGACCTGCTCTCCGCGTTGTCCAGGCAGGGCTTGGTGCACTCGGCGGAGTTCGTTGAGTACAACCCGGCCCTGGACCGCGACGGAGGCACGCGCACGATCGCAATTGAACTGATCGAAGCGCTCTGCGGGGCGACGCGGAAATGA